One part of the Solea solea chromosome 16, fSolSol10.1, whole genome shotgun sequence genome encodes these proteins:
- the LOC131475498 gene encoding GDP-L-fucose synthase-like has translation MASGEKTEPMRVLVTGGSGLIGKAIEHVVFKEGGKREGEEWFFLSSKDGDLTDVEQTRAVFEKYHPTHVIHLAAKVGGLFMHLKQNLQFLRDNIKINDNVLHTAHETGVNKVVSCLSSCIFPDKTTYPIDETMIHNGPPHESNYGYSYAKRMIDIQNRAYFQQYKRCYTSVIPTNVFGPYDNFSPENGHVLSALMCKTHKAKQDGTHVKVCGTGNPRRQFIYSLDLGRILVWVLREYDEVDPLITSVGSEKEVSLKEAVDMIAKALDFKGEIVYDTTMSDGQMKKTASNDKLRRYLPDFTFTPLDEAIKLTCEWFVANYDIARK, from the exons ATGGCATCAGGGGAGAAGACAGAGCCGATGCGTGTCCTGGTGACAGGTGGATCTGGGTTGATTGGCAAAGCCATTGAGCATGTGGTGTTTAAGGAAGGTGGGAAACGTGAGGGAGAAGAATGGTTCTTCCTCTCCTCAAAGGACGGAGATCTAAC GGATGTTGAGCAGACCAGAGCTGTGTTCGAGAAGTATCATCCCACTCATGTCATCCACCTTGCTGCCAAAGTGGGAGGACTCTTCATGCACTTGAAACAGAACCTGCAGTTTCTG AGAGACAACATAAAGATCAATGACAACGTCCTGCACACTGCCCATGAGACGGGTGTTAACAAAGTCGTGTCTTGCCTGTCCAGTTGTATCTTTCCTGACAAAACTACATATCCCATTGATGAGACAATG ATCCACAATGGGCCACCTCATGAATCAAATTACGGATACTCGTATGCCAAAAGGATGATTGATATTCAGAACAG GGCATACTTTCAGCAGTATAAGCGTTGTTACACATCAGTCATCCCAACCAATGTGTTTGGTCCCTATGACAACTTCAGTCCAGAAAATGGCCACGTGCTCTCAGCTCTCATGTGCAAGACACACAAAGCCAAAC aAGATGGAACCCACGTGAAGGTGTGTGGCACTGGAAATCCACGAAGACAGTTCATCTACTCTCTG GACTTAGGCCGTATACTTGTCTGGGTCCTGAGAGAGTATGATGAGGTGGATCCTCTTATCACTTCTG tTGGGTCAGAAAAGGAAGTTTCCCTCAAAGAGGCCGTGGACATGATCGCAAAGGCTTTGGACTTCAAGGGTGAAATAGTC TATGACACCACTATGTCCGATGGGCAGATGAAGAAGACGGCGAGCAATGACAAACTGAGACGCTACCTTCCTGACTTCACCTTCACACCGCTTGATGAAG CCATCAAGTTGACCTGTGAATGGTTTGTGGCCAATTACGACATTGCGAGAAAATGA
- the alkbh7 gene encoding alpha-ketoglutarate-dependent dioxygenase alkB homolog 7, mitochondrial — MRLLTLLKRIHKPVYTCSQPCLSSHASSGQLASGGQALISGSSRELVQSLVSQVEVRTAFISEEEEAALLRELEPGLKKKRYEYDHWDDAIHGYRETERVRWTTTCEEVLNRVRSVAFPEGSPLLGPVHVLDLDEKGYIKPHIDSVKFCGNTIAGLSLLSDCIMRLVKEDANNEWLDLMLPRRSLYIMRDQARYNFTHEILKDEDSVFNGQRVPRQRRISVICRNLPG, encoded by the exons ATGAGACTGTTGACGCTGTTAAAACGAATCCATAAACCCGTTTACACCTGCTCTCAGCCTTGTCTGAGCTCACATGCTAGCAGCGGCCAGTTAGCTTCCGGAGGTCAGGCTTTAATCTCAGGCTCCAGCCGGGAGTTGGTGCAGAGTCTCGTCTCACAGGTGGAGGTGAGGACGGCCTTCatctcagaggaggaggaggcggctcTCCTACGAGAGCTGGAGCCGGGCCTGAAGAAGAAACGCTATGAGTACGACCACTGGGACGAT GCCATTCATGGTTACAGAGAGACTGAGCGCGTAAGGTGGACAACAACGTGCGAGGAGGTCTTGAATCGTGTCCGATCTGTAGCGTTTCCGGAGGGAAGTCCACTCCTCGGACCTGTCCATGTTCTAGATCTGGACGAGAAGGGCTACATCAAGCCTCACATCGACAGTGTTAAG ttttgtggTAACACTATTGCTGGGTTGAGTCTTCTGTCAGATTGTATCATGCGTTTGGTGAAGGAGGATGCTAACAATGAATGGCTGGACCTGATGCTGCCTCGACGCTCCCTATATATAATGAG GGACCAGGCCAGATATAACTTCACTCATGAAATCCTGAAAGACGAGGACTCTGTTTTCAATGGACAGAGAGTGCCTCGGCAGCGTCGCATCTCGGTGATCTGTCGAAATCTTCCAGGCTAA